Part of the Phacochoerus africanus isolate WHEZ1 chromosome 8, ROS_Pafr_v1, whole genome shotgun sequence genome is shown below.
GACGAAGGTAGACCAGGCCCTGGGATTCCTCGTCTGGACAGTGAGACTAGTAAAAGGGCTCCTCTCCCACCCaccacctgccccagccccccgcccACTTTGATGTCACCTCTTTGAGGGTACCTGTACTATGAGTGGTACCTGCACTGTGAGTGGAAACAGGCAGCATCTGACCCCCCGCCTCACCTGTGCTGCCCCAGCGCCGTTGTTGCCAGGTACCCTCGCCACCCTCTTTTCAGAGCAGTTTGCAAGAAGTTGTATGGATATAAGGAATTCTCCTGTGACACAGGATCTGATGTggtcactgcattggcttgggtcactgctatggcacgggttttatccttggcttgggaacttccacatactgtggctgtggccaaaaaagaaagatgtacGGATATAAACCACCACCTGGGACAgccttttggcctttttttttttttttttgtctttttagggccacacccacggcatatggaggttcccaggttaggggtcgaatcagagctacagctgccggcctacaccacagtcacagcaactcgggatctgagccgaatctttgatctacaccacagctcatagcaacgccagatccttaacccactgagtgaggccagggatcgaacctgcgtcctcacggatactagtcagcttcgccaccgccaagccacaacgggaactcctgatctctcaTTTTTAAGTTATTTGCTCCAAACCCAGGCAACTGGGTTCACGCTCAAACTGTATATACGTAGGTCACAGAAGAATTCCGCAGAGCCACACTGCTGGGCCTCCACTCCAGACTCCAAGCAGAGAACCAGGAGCCTGGGGAACCAGCGAGGCCGTCAGGGAGAAGGCAGGGGCCCCTCGGCAGTGCTTCTCCTCTTATCCCGGGAGGCCTCAGGGGTTAGGATCCCGCGTCCCCAGAGCTCTGATCCACTGAGGCTCTTTCCCCCCAGCgttctctctctgctctggcaGCGGGCAGCCGGGTGAGCCAGGAGCTGCAATACACCAAGGagaagctgggggaggaggcCGCGTACACCTCGCAGATGCTGATACAGACCCCGCGCCAGGAGGGGGAGAACGTCCTCACGCCCGAGGCCCTTGGCCTCCACCTCCAGGCAGCCCTCACCGCCAGTAAAGTGCAAGTGTCCCTCTATGGAAAGTGAGTCTGGCTGAGCCCCTGAGCTGCTGGGGGTGCGACGCGCTGCCACGGGGCTGGCGAGAATCCCCCCCTTCTGCTGATCTCTGTGCCCCTGGCTGTTGCAGGTCCTGGGATTTGAACAAAATCTGCTATAAGTCTGGAGTTCCCCTAATTGAAAACGGAATGATCGAGCGGGTGAGTGTCCTGAGCTGTCCTCTGACACTGGGTCAGGGTGGGACCTTTTCCGCGGTAGGCgagggcctggggggggggggggcctcggCAGAGGGCACCCTAcggagagagaagagggcagagggagCACTGACATGGCCTGGGATGTCCCTGGCAGATGATCGAGAAGCTGTTCCCGTGCGTGATCCTCACGCCCCTCGACTGCTTCTGGGAGGGAGCCAAACTCCAAGGGGGCTCTGCCTACTTGCCGTGAGTGCCGCCACTACCGCCCCGCTCCCGGGCCctgtgcatccccccaccccgccccccccccccgtcggGACCTCCCAGGCAGAAAGGAGGGGCGGGGGTACACATGGGGATGGAGACCCCTCCCAGGCCGGGGTCGGGGGACAGGCTGCCCCAGTCTGCCCACCCCCTTCTCACCTCTGAAGGAAGACCTGCCTTATGAGACACAATGACACACCAAGGTCTGTAAGGGCTGAACAAAGGAGAACAAGAACTTTGCCAGGGAGCGTTAGCTAGGGGTTGGCTCCGCTGCTGCCCCGGCCGGAAAGGAAACCTCTTacagcagttcccgtcgtggtcccgcggaaacgaatctgactatccatgaggatgcaggttcgatccctggcctcgctcagtgggttaaggatccagaattgccatgcgctgtggtgtaggttgcaggcgaggcttggatctgctgtggctgtggctgtggtgtaggctggcggctacagctccgatgggacccccagcctgggaagctccacatgctgggggtgtggccctaaaaaacaaacaaaaaagaaggaaagcctgTTACAGCCACGCGCCCATACGGTTATATATTAGAACCAAGAAAGAGATGCGGCGGCACTTTTCTGGGCCTTTTCCTTGTGTCAAATGCCGCCCGTCCTCGCGTCCCCGTCTCAGCCCCTTGCGTTCAGCTCCTCCACCATCACGGCCGCAGCCTGGCGGGCCGAGCCGTGCACACCTCCACAGGAAGAGACAAACGAGCGGCCAGGAGGAGGGCGGGGTGCTGCCCGGGCCCCCTTCCAGCGGTTTGGAGCGTGGGAATTGACCCCTGATCCTTGCCAACCTTGGGCTCTCCCCCAGGGGCCGCCCCGACATCCAGTGGACCAACCTGGATCCCGAGCACCTGCTGGAGGAGCTGGGCCCCTTTGCCTCCCTCGAGGGCTTCCGGGAGCTGCTAGACAAGGCACAGGTGGGCCAGGCCTACGTGGGGCGGCCCTGTCTGCACCCTGACGACCTCCACTGCCCGCCTAGCGCCCCTAACCACCACAGCAGGCAGGTGGGTTCCAGCCAGGTCTGCCCGGGAGGGGCCgttttccttactttcctttCACGCGGTCCCTGTTCTAGGAGAGAGCAGACTGCACTGTGTGCTCGGCCCCCCATTTCCTGGACGCTGTCACCCCAGCTAGACGCCTAGACTGTTCCGTTCCCATTCGGTTCTCCTGAGGAACCGCCTATGAATCCCTTTGACTTTTCTAAGCCCAGAAAGGCTGGACCTCATCAAAAGAGACGTGTACATGGAAACAGGACCAACTAGCTAAGCAGGAGTGTCACACCTGTCTCCTGAGTGTCGGTGATACTGAGGACCTTTCCAAAATCCAccagagttggagttccctggcggctcagcagcttaaggatctggcattgtcgctgctgtggctctctgtttttttggttggttggttggtttgtcttttcagggccgtacctgtggcatatggaagttcccaggctaagggtccaatcagagctgcagctgccggcctacaccacagccacgggatccttaacccactgagtgaggccagggattgaacccaccacctcatggatactagtcgggttcgttaccactgagccatgatgggaactcagctgtgcacaggttcaatccttggccggggaacttccgcgtgctgcaggtgtggccaaaagaacaCCCACTGGAGTTACGCCAGCTCCTCCCACAGCCTGTTTTATAGGCTTCTGCCCCCCTCTTGTGGCATCCTCTCTGCAGGACCCTAGCTGTTCCCTTCCAGAGTAAACAAGAGGCTCAGGAGAATGGTTATCTATACTTTAGGCCTGCAGAGCTCTGTGGCAGGCGTGGTTCCTGGAGGTGCCACCCCAGAGACACCCAGTTATCCACAACCAGGGCCTTGAGTCAtactctcctccctgcccctcctccaggctcccaatgtggctcaggAGCTGAGCGGGGGCTGCCACGGCTTCTCCCACAAGTTCATGCACTGGCAGGAGGAACTGCTGCTGGGGGGCATGGCCAGGGACCCCCAAGGACAGCTGCTGAGGTAGGGCCTCTCCCGGGAGCTGGCAGGGGCGCCTCAGGCCCGGGGAGCCACACCGATGCCACACTGCTCTGGCCAAAGTCCCTTGCCCCCACCAGGTGTTCGGGGCAGCCCGGACCCCCGATtctcctgtcccccccccccctccagggCAGAGGCCCTGCAGAGCACCTTCCTGCTGATGAGCCCCCGCCAGCTGTACGAGCACTTCCGGGGCGACTACCAGACCCACGACATCGGCTGGAGCGAGGAGCAGGCCGGCACGGTGCTGCAGGCCTGGCAGCGGCGCTTCGTGCAGGTCAGTGTGCGGCCCAGGCAGTGCGGTGCCCCGGGGCCGCTGCCTCCCCCGCCTCACAGCCCGCTCTCTGCAGCTGGCCCAGGAGGCCCTGCCTGAGAACGCGTCCCAGCAAATCCACGCCTTCTCCGCCGCCACCCTGGACGACATCCTACACGCCTTCTCCGAAGTCAGCGCCACCCGTGTGGTGGGAGGCTACCTGCTCATGGTGGGTCCCCCTGGTGCcttgcccacccctgccccccgagCCCTGGGAGCCCTTCTCCGAGCCTGTCCTCTCCCCTCGCAGCTGGCCTACGCCTGCGTGACCATGCTGCGGTGGGACTGTGCCCAGTCCCAGGGAGCTGTGGGCCTTGCCGGGGTGCTGCTGGTGGCCCTGGCGGTGGCCTCGGGCCTCGGGCTCTGTGCCCTGCTCGGCATCGCCTTCAATGCTGCCACTACCCAGGTACGCCAGGACTGCAGGGCGAACTTGGGAGCCAACCGCCCAGGCCACTCAGCTGCTCCGCTCCTCAGCTGCCCGCCCCTGTGccgctgcaggtgctgcccttcTTGGCACTGGGAATCGGCGTGGATGACATATTCCTGCTGGCACATGCCTTCACAGAGGCCCCGCCTGGCACTCCTCTCCAGGTGAGCCTCGTCCTCCAGCCTGGGCTCACCTGAGGCTGTTCTGCACAGGGGCTGAGAGCCTCTTGGTTTGAGTGACCCTGAGCTGGTAATTAACCTCTCTGGCCTCCTGTCCGCATCCGCAAACACGGGTAATAATGGCGCTTGTGTCCTGGGGGTGGTTGTGAGGCTGGGTGATGCAGTGCACGCTGAGTGCTTAGAACGGCGTGGGACGATAACGCGGGACCCAGTCAGTGTTAGCTGCTGCGCCGTTCCCCTACCTGCTCTGCCACCCAGGTGCCCGAGCCTCCCTCTCACGCTGCCTTGTCCCGGCAGGAGCGCACAGGTGAGTGTCTGCAGCGCACGGGCACCAGCGTCGCGCTCACGTCCATCAGCAACATGGTGGCCTTCTTCACGGCCGCCCTCGTGCCCATCCCTGCCCTGCGGGCCTTCTCCTTGCAGGTGAGGCCTCACAGCGGGGGCCCGGGCTCAGGGCGGGCGTGGAGCCAGGGGCGGGCTGCATCCAGGCTCTCTGCCCCCGCCATCCACCCCCAGGCGGCCATAGTGGTCGGCTGCAACTTCGCAGCCGTGATGCTCGTCTTCCCGGCGGTCCTCAGCCTGGACCTGCACCGGCGCCACTGCCAGCGCCTTGATGTGCTCTGCTGCTTCGCAAGGTACCCGCCCCCGCCACCAGGCCGTCCTTGCTTGGCCCCGTCCCACCCTGTCCCCTCAGCAGCATTTCCAGACACAGACCTGTcacccctctctctgcctcttccagcCCCTGCTCTGCTCGGGTGATTCAGATTCTGCCCCAGGAGCTGGGGGATGGGACAGTACCAGTGGGCATTGCCCGCTTGACTGCCACCGTTCAAGCCTTTGCCCACTGTGAAGCCAGCAGCCAACATGTGGTCACCATCCTGCCTCCCCAAACCCACCTGGTGCCCCCACCTTCTGACCCTCTGGGCTCTGAGCTCTTCAGCCCGGGAGGGTCCACACGGGACCTTCTaggccaggaggaggggacaCGGCAGAAGGCAGCCTGCAAGTCCCTGTCCTGTGCCCACTGGAATCTTGCCCATTTCGCCCGCTCTCAGTTTGCACCCTTGCTGCTCCAACCCCATGCCAAGGTAAGGCCGCAGGCTCAGGCAGCCTGAGGTGGGACGGGGCAGAGGCTTCTCAGGTGTCTCCGGGCCCCAGGAAGGGCAGCAGGCTCAGCCCCGGGGGTatccctgggcctccagcttaGTTGCTGTTTCCCACAGGCCATGGTGCTGGTACTTTTTGGGGCTCTTCTGGGCCTGAGCCTCTATGGAGCAACCTTGGTGCAGGATGGGCTGGCCCTGACAGATGTGGTGCCTCGGGGCACCAAGGAGCATGCCTTCCTGAGCGCCCAGCTCAGGTACTTCTCCCTGTACGAGGTGGCCCTGGTGACCCAGGGTGGCTTTGACTACGCCCACTCCCAACGCGCCCTCTTTGACCTGCACCAGCGCTTCAGTTCCCTCAAGGCCGTGCTGCCCCCACCGGCCACCCAGGCGCCCCGCACCTGGCTGCACTATTACCGCAACTGGCTCCAGGGTGAGAGGCGAGGGGCCCAGCAGGGAGGGCTGCAGCCAGCCAAGCCCCCCGAACCCCAGGCCAGCCTTCCCGGTTCTCTCCCAGAAATCCAGGCTGCGTTTGACCAGGACTGGGCTTCCGGGCGCATCACCCGCCACTCGTACCGCAATGGCTCCGAGGATGGGGCCCTGGCCTACAAGCTGCTCATCCAGACCGGGGATGCCCAGGAGCCTCTGGATTTCAGCCAGGTTGGGAGAGGAAAGGGCAACGGTCCGGGAGCTCAGAGGGGGCCCCAGGCCTCACGGGCCCAGGCCTTCAGCCCGCTCTGCCTCCG
Proteins encoded:
- the PTCH2 gene encoding protein patched homolog 2 isoform X4, encoding MDLQHPRACSSLWAARSRDTVAKYSSWDCWPLGPWHWASAWPSLRQTWNSSGWKRSLSALAAGSRVSQELQYTKEKLGEEAAYTSQMLIQTPRQEGENVLTPEALGLHLQAALTASKVQVSLYGKSWDLNKICYKSGVPLIENGMIERMIEKLFPCVILTPLDCFWEGAKLQGGSAYLPGRPDIQWTNLDPEHLLEELGPFASLEGFRELLDKAQVGQAYVGRPCLHPDDLHCPPSAPNHHSRQAPNVAQELSGGCHGFSHKFMHWQEELLLGGMARDPQGQLLRAEALQSTFLLMSPRQLYEHFRGDYQTHDIGWSEEQAGTVLQAWQRRFVQLAQEALPENASQQIHAFSAATLDDILHAFSEVSATRVVGGYLLMLAYACVTMLRWDCAQSQGAVGLAGVLLVALAVASGLGLCALLGIAFNAATTQVLPFLALGIGVDDIFLLAHAFTEAPPGTPLQVPEPPSHAALSRQERTGECLQRTGTSVALTSISNMVAFFTAALVPIPALRAFSLQVRPHSGGPGSGRAWSQGRAASRLSAPAIHPQAAIVVGCNFAAVMLVFPAVLSLDLHRRHCQRLDVLCCFASPCSARVIQILPQELGDGTVPVGIARLTATVQAFAHCEASSQHVVTILPPQTHLVPPPSDPLGSELFSPGGSTRDLLGQEEGTRQKAACKSLSCAHWNLAHFARSQFAPLLLQPHAKAMVLVLFGALLGLSLYGATLVQDGLALTDVVPRGTKEHAFLSAQLRYFSLYEVALVTQGGFDYAHSQRALFDLHQRFSSLKAVLPPPATQAPRTWLHYYRNWLQGERRGAQQGGLQPAKPPEPQASLPGSLPEIQAAFDQDWASGRITRHSYRNGSEDGALAYKLLIQTGDAQEPLDFSQLTTRKLVDQEGLIPPELFYVGLTVWVSSDPLGLAAAQANFYPPPPEWLHDKYDTTGENLRIPAAQPLEFAQFPFLLRGLQKTADFVEAIEGARAACAEAGRAGVRAYPSGSPFLFWEQYLGLRRCFLLAICLLLAGTFFVCALLLLSPWTAALIVLVLAMMTVELFGIMGFLGIKLSAIPVVILVASVGIGVEFTVHVALGFLTAQGSQNLRAARALEHTFAPVTDGAVSTLLGLLMLAGSNFDFIVRYFFVVLTVLALLGLLHGLVLLPVLLSILGPPPEVVQMYKESPEVTSPPAPRAGGLRWELPPTLPESFARVTTSMTVALRPPPLPGAYIHAASEEPAWSPAATPAASGSSNLSSRGPCAATG
- the PTCH2 gene encoding protein patched homolog 2 isoform X2 gives rise to the protein MAGPPPLGELPPGYASPDGSAAPQILAGSLKAPLWLRASFQGLLFSLGCAVQRHCGKVLFLGLLAFGALALGLRVAVIETDLEQLWVEAGSRVSQELQYTKEKLGEEAAYTSQMLIQTPRQEGENVLTPEALGLHLQAALTASKVQVSLYGKSWDLNKICYKSGVPLIENGMIERMIEKLFPCVILTPLDCFWEGAKLQGGSAYLPGRPDIQWTNLDPEHLLEELGPFASLEGFRELLDKAQVGQAYVGRPCLHPDDLHCPPSAPNHHSRQAPNVAQELSGGCHGFSHKFMHWQEELLLGGMARDPQGQLLRAEALQSTFLLMSPRQLYEHFRGDYQTHDIGWSEEQAGTVLQAWQRRFVQLAQEALPENASQQIHAFSAATLDDILHAFSEVSATRVVGGYLLMLAYACVTMLRWDCAQSQGAVGLAGVLLVALAVASGLGLCALLGIAFNAATTQVLPFLALGIGVDDIFLLAHAFTEAPPGTPLQERTGECLQRTGTSVALTSISNMVAFFTAALVPIPALRAFSLQVRPHSGGPGSGRAWSQGRAASRLSAPAIHPQAAIVVGCNFAAVMLVFPAVLSLDLHRRHCQRLDVLCCFASPCSARVIQILPQELGDGTVPVGIARLTATVQAFAHCEASSQHVVTILPPQTHLVPPPSDPLGSELFSPGGSTRDLLGQEEGTRQKAACKSLSCAHWNLAHFARSQFAPLLLQPHAKAMVLVLFGALLGLSLYGATLVQDGLALTDVVPRGTKEHAFLSAQLRYFSLYEVALVTQGGFDYAHSQRALFDLHQRFSSLKAVLPPPATQAPRTWLHYYRNWLQGERRGAQQGGLQPAKPPEPQASLPGSLPEIQAAFDQDWASGRITRHSYRNGSEDGALAYKLLIQTGDAQEPLDFSQLTTRKLVDQEGLIPPELFYVGLTVWVSSDPLGLAAAQANFYPPPPEWLHDKYDTTGENLRIPAAQPLEFAQFPFLLRGLQKTADFVEAIEGARAACAEAGRAGVRAYPSGSPFLFWEQYLGLRRCFLLAICLLLAGTFFVCALLLLSPWTAALIVLVLAMMTVELFGIMGFLGIKLSAIPVVILVASVGIGVEFTVHVALGFLTAQGSQNLRAARALEHTFAPVTDGAVSTLLGLLMLAGSNFDFIVRYFFVVLTVLALLGLLHGLVLLPVLLSILGPPPEVVQMYKESPEVTSPPAPRAGGLRWELPPTLPESFARVTTSMTVALRPPPLPGAYIHAASEEPAWSPAATPAASGSSNLSSRGPCAATG
- the PTCH2 gene encoding protein patched homolog 2 isoform X9; this encodes MAGPPPLGELPPGYASPDGSAAPQILAGSLKAPLWLRASFQGLLFSLGCAVQRHCGKVLFLGLLAFGALALGLRVAVIETDLEQLWVEAGSRVSQELQYTKEKLGEEAAYTSQMLIQTPRQEGENVLTPEALGLHLQAALTASKVQVSLYGKSWDLNKICYKSGVPLIENGMIERMIEKLFPCVILTPLDCFWEGAKLQGGSAYLPGRPDIQWTNLDPEHLLEELGPFASLEGFRELLDKAQVGQAYVGRPCLHPDDLHCPPSAPNHHSRQAPNVAQELSGGCHGFSHKFMHWQEELLLGGMARDPQGQLLRAEALQSTFLLMSPRQLYEHFRGDYQTHDIGWSEEQAGTVLQAWQRRFVQLAQEALPENASQQIHAFSAATLDDILHAFSEVSATRVVGGYLLMLAYACVTMLRWDCAQSQGAVGLAGVLLVALAVASGLGLCALLGIAFNAATTQVLPFLALGIGVDDIFLLAHAFTEAPPGTPLQVPEPPSHAALSRQERTGECLQRTGTSVALTSISNMVAFFTAALVPIPALRAFSLQVRPHSGGPGSGRAWSQGRAASRLSAPAIHPQAAIVVGCNFAAVMLVFPAVLSLDLHRRHCQRLDVLCCFASPCSARVIQILPQELGDGTVPVGIARLTATVQAFAHCEASSQHVVTILPPQTHLVPPPSDPLGSELFSPGGSTRDLLGQEEGTRQKAACKSLSCAHWNLAHFARSQFAPLLLQPHAKAMVLVLFGALLGLSLYGATLVQDGLALTDVVPRGTKEHAFLSAQLSASVPSRPCCPHRPPRRPAPGCTITATGSRVRGEGPSREGCSQPSPPNPRPAFPVLSQKSRLRLTRTGLPGASPATRTAMAPRMGPWPTSCSSRPGMPRSLWISAS
- the PTCH2 gene encoding protein patched homolog 2 isoform X11 codes for the protein MAGPPPLGELPPGYASPDGSAAPQILAGSLKAPLWLRASFQGLLFSLGCAVQRHCGKVLFLGLLAFGALALGLRVAVIETDLEQLWVEAGSRVSQELQYTKEKLGEEAAYTSQMLIQTPRQEGENVLTPEALGLHLQAALTASKVQVSLYGKSWDLNKICYKSGVPLIENGMIERMIEKLFPCVILTPLDCFWEGAKLQGGSAYLPGRPDIQWTNLDPEHLLEELGPFASLEGFRELLDKAQVGQAYVGRPCLHPDDLHCPPSAPNHHSRQAPNVAQELSGGCHGFSHKFMHWQEELLLGGMARDPQGQLLRAEALQSTFLLMSPRQLYEHFRGDYQTHDIGWSEEQAGTVLQAWQRRFVQLAQEALPENASQQIHAFSAATLDDILHAFSEVSATRVVGGYLLMLAYACVTMLRWDCAQSQGAVGLAGVLLVALAVASGLGLCALLGIAFNAATTQVLPFLALGIGVDDIFLLAHAFTEAPPGTPLQVPEPPSHAALSRQERTGECLQRTGTSVALTSISNMVAFFTAALVPIPALRAFSLQVRPHSGGPGSGRAWSQGRAASRLSAPAIHPQAAIVVGCNFAAVMLVFPAVLSLDLHRRHCQRLDVLCCFASPCSARVIQILPQELGDGTVPVGIARLTATVQAFAHCEASSQHVVTILPPQTHLVPPPSDPLGSELFSPGGSTRDLLGQEEGTRQKAACKSLSCAHWNLAHFARSQFAPLLLQPHAKAMVLVLFGALLGLSLYGATLVQDGLALTDVVPRGTKEHAFLSAQLRNPGCV
- the PTCH2 gene encoding protein patched homolog 2 isoform X10, which produces MAGPPPLGELPPGYASPDGSAAPQILAGSLKAPLWLRASFQGLLFSLGCAVQRHCGKVLFLGLLAFGALALGLRVAVIETDLEQLWVEAGSRVSQELQYTKEKLGEEAAYTSQMLIQTPRQEGENVLTPEALGLHLQAALTASKVQVSLYGKSWDLNKICYKSGVPLIENGMIERMIEKLFPCVILTPLDCFWEGAKLQGGSAYLPGRPDIQWTNLDPEHLLEELGPFASLEGFRELLDKAQVGQAYVGRPCLHPDDLHCPPSAPNHHSRQAPNVAQELSGGCHGFSHKFMHWQEELLLGGMARDPQGQLLRAEALQSTFLLMSPRQLYEHFRGDYQTHDIGWSEEQAGTVLQAWQRRFVQLAQEALPENASQQIHAFSAATLDDILHAFSEVSATRVVGGYLLMLAYACVTMLRWDCAQSQGAVGLAGVLLVALAVASGLGLCALLGIAFNAATTQVLPFLALGIGVDDIFLLAHAFTEAPPGTPLQVPEPPSHAALSRQERTGECLQRTGTSVALTSISNMVAFFTAALVPIPALRAFSLQVRPHSGGPGSGRAWSQGRAASRLSAPAIHPQAAIVVGCNFAAVMLVFPAVLSLDLHRRHCQRLDVLCCFASPCSARVIQILPQELGDGTVPVGIARLTATVQAFAHCEASSQHVVTILPPQTHLVPPPSDPLGSELFSPGGSTRDLLGQEEGTRQKAACKSLSCAHWNLAHFARSQFAPLLLQPHAKAMVLVLFGALLGLSLYGATLVQDGLALTDVVPRGTKEHAFLSAQLSASVPSRPCCPHRPPRRPAPGCTITATGSRKSRLRLTRTGLPGASPATRTAMAPRMGPWPTSCSSRPGMPRSLWISAS
- the PTCH2 gene encoding protein patched homolog 2 isoform X3; this translates as MAGPPPLGELPPGYASPDGSAAPQGLLFSLGCAVQRHCGKVLFLGLLAFGALALGLRVAVIETDLEQLWVEAGSRVSQELQYTKEKLGEEAAYTSQMLIQTPRQEGENVLTPEALGLHLQAALTASKVQVSLYGKSWDLNKICYKSGVPLIENGMIERMIEKLFPCVILTPLDCFWEGAKLQGGSAYLPGRPDIQWTNLDPEHLLEELGPFASLEGFRELLDKAQVGQAYVGRPCLHPDDLHCPPSAPNHHSRQAPNVAQELSGGCHGFSHKFMHWQEELLLGGMARDPQGQLLRAEALQSTFLLMSPRQLYEHFRGDYQTHDIGWSEEQAGTVLQAWQRRFVQLAQEALPENASQQIHAFSAATLDDILHAFSEVSATRVVGGYLLMLAYACVTMLRWDCAQSQGAVGLAGVLLVALAVASGLGLCALLGIAFNAATTQVLPFLALGIGVDDIFLLAHAFTEAPPGTPLQVPEPPSHAALSRQERTGECLQRTGTSVALTSISNMVAFFTAALVPIPALRAFSLQVRPHSGGPGSGRAWSQGRAASRLSAPAIHPQAAIVVGCNFAAVMLVFPAVLSLDLHRRHCQRLDVLCCFASPCSARVIQILPQELGDGTVPVGIARLTATVQAFAHCEASSQHVVTILPPQTHLVPPPSDPLGSELFSPGGSTRDLLGQEEGTRQKAACKSLSCAHWNLAHFARSQFAPLLLQPHAKAMVLVLFGALLGLSLYGATLVQDGLALTDVVPRGTKEHAFLSAQLRYFSLYEVALVTQGGFDYAHSQRALFDLHQRFSSLKAVLPPPATQAPRTWLHYYRNWLQGERRGAQQGGLQPAKPPEPQASLPGSLPEIQAAFDQDWASGRITRHSYRNGSEDGALAYKLLIQTGDAQEPLDFSQLTTRKLVDQEGLIPPELFYVGLTVWVSSDPLGLAAAQANFYPPPPEWLHDKYDTTGENLRIPAAQPLEFAQFPFLLRGLQKTADFVEAIEGARAACAEAGRAGVRAYPSGSPFLFWEQYLGLRRCFLLAICLLLAGTFFVCALLLLSPWTAALIVLVLAMMTVELFGIMGFLGIKLSAIPVVILVASVGIGVEFTVHVALGFLTAQGSQNLRAARALEHTFAPVTDGAVSTLLGLLMLAGSNFDFIVRYFFVVLTVLALLGLLHGLVLLPVLLSILGPPPEVVQMYKESPEVTSPPAPRAGGLRWELPPTLPESFARVTTSMTVALRPPPLPGAYIHAASEEPAWSPAATPAASGSSNLSSRGPCAATG
- the PTCH2 gene encoding protein patched homolog 2 isoform X7, whose translation is MAGPPPLGELPPGYASPDGSAAPQILAGSLKAPLWLRASFQGLLFSLGCAVQRHCGKVLFLGLLAFGALALGLRVAVIETDLEQLWVEAGSRVSQELQYTKEKLGEEAAYTSQMLIQTPRQEGENVLTPEALGLHLQAALTASKVQVSLYGKSWDLNKICYKSGVPLIENGMIERMIEKLFPCVILTPLDCFWEGAKLQGGSAYLPGRPDIQWTNLDPEHLLEELGPFASLEGFRELLDKAQVGQAYVGRPCLHPDDLHCPPSAPNHHSRQAPNVAQELSGGCHGFSHKFMHWQEELLLGGMARDPQGQLLRAEALQSTFLLMSPRQLYEHFRGDYQTHDIGWSEEQAGTVLQAWQRRFVQLAQEALPENASQQIHAFSAATLDDILHAFSEVSATRVVGGYLLMLAYACVTMLRWDCAQSQGAVGLAGVLLVALAVASGLGLCALLGIAFNAATTQVLPFLALGIGVDDIFLLAHAFTEAPPGTPLQERTGECLQRTGTSVALTSISNMVAFFTAALVPIPALRAFSLQAAIVVGCNFAAVMLVFPAVLSLDLHRRHCQRLDVLCCFASPCSARVIQILPQELGDGTVPVGIARLTATVQAFAHCEASSQHVVTILPPQTHLVPPPSDPLGSELFSPGGSTRDLLGQEEGTRQKAACKSLSCAHWNLAHFARSQFAPLLLQPHAKAMVLVLFGALLGLSLYGATLVQDGLALTDVVPRGTKEHAFLSAQLRYFSLYEVALVTQGGFDYAHSQRALFDLHQRFSSLKAVLPPPATQAPRTWLHYYRNWLQGERRGAQQGGLQPAKPPEPQASLPGSLPEIQAAFDQDWASGRITRHSYRNGSEDGALAYKLLIQTGDAQEPLDFSQLTTRKLVDQEGLIPPELFYVGLTVWVSSDPLGLAAAQANFYPPPPEWLHDKYDTTGENLRIPAAQPLEFAQFPFLLRGLQKTADFVEAIEGARAACAEAGRAGVRAYPSGSPFLFWEQYLGLRRCFLLAICLLLAGTFFVCALLLLSPWTAALIVLVLAMMTVELFGIMGFLGIKLSAIPVVILVASVGIGVEFTVHVALGFLTAQGSQNLRAARALEHTFAPVTDGAVSTLLGLLMLAGSNFDFIVRYFFVVLTVLALLGLLHGLVLLPVLLSILGPPPEVVQMYKESPEVTSPPAPRAGGLRWELPPTLPESFARVTTSMTVALRPPPLPGAYIHAASEEPAWSPAATPAASGSSNLSSRGPCAATG